The DNA window TTTAACAATCCCGCATCCTGGATCTTTCGCTGCACTCGTCCCTGGTGACAAGTAAATTtcagaagaaaaataataaataaatcatgtcTATACATATCGTCTTTGCCGTTTATTCCATGAATTCTATAGAATTTTCTAAACAAACTACAATTAAATCATACTTAAAGTAAGTTTCATCGAGCAGTGACCCTCTCTCCGCGATTGCTCTGCAGAAGCGTCAATGTGATACTGATGCATTTATGTGATCAAGAAGGGCGAgactaatacaggtaaatgaTGGAAATAAATCCGGACCCGGTATCATAGCAATTACGACAATGTTTAATGACAATCAGAATGACAATATTTAAACACAAGCAAGTCACACTGCTGAACACTTTTGTATCTCGTTTTTGTATATTCTAATACCTAATATCAGAAAGTATCACAGGCGAATACATGATTGaactttatttaaaacaaaatccgGAGGAAAAGGTTGCTATTTTTAGAACCGACTTGTTAGTTCCTGTTAGGCTATGGCGAAGTGAACGATATACTGGCtcgtttttttttatgaaatgttcACAAAACTGCAGTTCAAATTGTATAAATACAACTAGTAAtgatcaaaacattttttgaaaacatttccaCAGGTTTTGTGcgcatggttttttttttaattaaaaattttaagaCAGGGATGAGTGATTCTAGTTCAGGGACAAGTGGTTCTCATAAGGCACTCGTCCCTCATATCGAGATCTAGATCACCATTGTGTTTTAATCTGATAGACACTTAACAATCAGGTCTGATAGACATTTAACAATcaagcgtccgagtgactatGCCAATTAAGACACAGATGGTCGCTGGAATTTAGCTATGATGATGTCCAGTGCAAGATGATTGTGAATGATATAATACGAGTCTTAATTTTCATGCAATCTACATATAAGGTGCATTTAATTCTTAATACTATTTTGAGAAATGTAGCCCGACATTTCGGGAAAATACCACAATATCAAAGCCTAGGGTGATCCCTGGAGAGACTTGCATCGATTAATTATCTATAATGCATACCAATGTaccatttcttttttaaaaaatcagcGACCAGCAAGATCATTCgaaatttgtatacatataaaagATACATTTTAATTGTATGGTGGGTATTTTGTGTAAATGCTCCCCACTCCCCAATTTAATTCTGGAATAGCCCCAAATATATAATGCAAACGAAGCAACGTGCATTTGTCTACAAAGCAAACACTCTTACTTGGTGTATAGCTCCACAAACTCGTCCCCCCAACAGTCCGCGAGACCTGGACACTCAGCAGGACACATCAGAGTCCAATCTTTATTGTCCTGTACTCTCTCCATGAACAAGTCTGGTATCCAGAGTGCGTAAAACAGGTCACGGGCTCGATTTTCTTCCTTCCCTGTATTCTTTTTACAGTCCAAAAAGTCGAACATATCACAATGCCAAGGCTCCAGGTAAATAGCAAAAGCTCCAGGTCTCTgtttaaatattcaaacatGTAGGTATCTCAGAAAACTTCTCTCTGTTAAGACAATTGCATGGAAGAGGATAAATGAGGGATCATACATACACAGTTTTGAAACTGATCACTGCTTTGAAACTTTTctcaaaaattgtaaattataaagGAGGAACTTTTTTTGGAATTCAAATGCAATTTACAATTCTCTTCacacaaaaacatttcttttcaaGGTATATAAGGATGCCTGTAATTAGAAGTCCCATCAACAGATATATAACTATTTGTTCCGATAAGATGATGCTGAACTAAGTGGACAACTCAGCCCCTTTCACTTCCTACCTTGTTGCCGCCCTGGTCGACATATCTGGCAGTATTGTTGTACACCCGTAACATAGGAAGCAAGCCATTGGAAATTCCATTTGTCTATAAAATAGAAACCCAACAAATGAATGATGTTAGTCATCAGTAATGGTGAGCTGATGATCTAAAATAATCAAAACTTAGTcgagaaaaaataaataaattgatcaATGACAAGGATTATGAATAAGCAGGTAATGTGAAACtcagttttatttctgtaaaccATCACTTCTATCAGTAAATCTTTGgtaaaatgaaaacattcaGTCTACTCTCCCTTCAATTTCAGATCCTGATGACTAACATAAAAATTAATGGGCCTTTTATAACTCTCAAAGACCGaagtttaaatatatatctatatattacatttttaaattaaaatggttggaatttgattaaaatttgaATGAGTTTTTGATTGATGTTCAATATTCTTCTGGGCTGGCAATGACTTTTGGAAACACTTTTCAAAACAGCTCTGTATTGaaattttcttcttcttaaaAGTTCTTTCTTCAATTCAATTAGCTTGACAAACCCTGTGGGTAGTGATTTAATCATTTCTTGTGCCCAAGACATGCTTACATACTCACCCCAGCAATGTAGCTTCCGGTACCACGGATATTGTGAACATTGAGCCCAATGCCTCCTGCAGACTTGGATATGAGGGCACACTGTTTGAGGGTGTCATAGATACCCTCTATACTATCAGAGTGCATGGTCAGCAAGAAACAACTGTAACACAAAAT is part of the Pecten maximus unplaced genomic scaffold, xPecMax1.1, whole genome shotgun sequence genome and encodes:
- the LOC117320127 gene encoding ribonucleoside-diphosphate reductase large subunit-like codes for the protein RLNSALIYDRDFSYNYFGFKTLERSYLLKMDGKVAERPQHMLMRVAVGIHEDNINAAIETYNLLSEKWFTHASPTLFNAGTCRPQLSSCFLLTMHSDSIEGIYDTLKQCALISKSAGGIGLNVHNIRGTGSYIAGTNGISNGLLPMLRVYNNTARYVDQGGNKRPGAFAIYLEPWHCDMFDFLDCKKNTGKEENRARDLFYALWIPDLFMERVQDNKDWTLMCPAECPGLADCWGDEFVELYTK